A single Anabas testudineus chromosome 10, fAnaTes1.2, whole genome shotgun sequence DNA region contains:
- the eif4ebp3l gene encoding eukaryotic translation initiation factor 4E-binding protein 3-like — MSTGTNQVKSCPIPTRVLTLKDWSQLPDCYSQTPGGTLFSTTPGGTRIIYDRKFLLDCRNSPLARTPPCCLPQIPGVTVPATHPVGKLQDLKEEAEEEEKDIADDNQFDMDI; from the exons ATGTCGACTGGCACGAACCAAGTGAAGAGCTGCCCCATCCCCACCAGGGTGCTCACCCTGAAGGACTGGTCCCAGCTACCCGACTGTTACAGCCAGACCCCCGGAGGGACCCTCTTCTCCACCACGCCAGGAG GTACCCGCATCATCTATGACAGGAAGTTTCTGTTGGATTGTCGAAACTCCCCTCTTGCCCGGACCCCCCCATGCTGCCTGCCACAGATTCCAGGGGTAACAGTGCCTGCTACACACCCTGTGGGGAAATTGCAGGATCTCAAAGAGGaggctgaagaggaagagaaggacaTTGCAG ATGACAACCAGTTTGACATGGACATCTGA